One window from the genome of Streptomyces cadmiisoli encodes:
- the rpsM gene encoding 30S ribosomal protein S13, with protein MARVSGVDIPREKRVEVALTYVFGIGRTLAQQTLAATGVDPNTRVRDLSEEQLVAIREFVDNNIKTEGDLRREIQADIRRKVEIGCYQGLRHRRGLPVRGQRTSTNARTRKGPRRAIAGKKKPGKK; from the coding sequence ATGGCACGCGTTTCCGGTGTTGACATCCCGCGCGAAAAGCGCGTGGAGGTCGCCCTCACCTACGTGTTCGGCATCGGCCGGACCCTTGCGCAGCAGACGCTGGCCGCGACCGGCGTCGACCCGAACACCCGCGTCCGCGACCTCTCCGAGGAGCAGCTCGTCGCGATCCGCGAGTTCGTCGACAACAACATCAAGACCGAGGGTGACCTTCGTCGCGAGATCCAGGCCGACATCCGCCGCAAGGTCGAGATCGGCTGCTACCAGGGTCTGCGTCACCGTCGTGGTCTGCCCGTCCGCGGTCAGCGCACCAGCACGAACGCTCGCACCCGCAAGGGCCCGCGTCGCGCCATCGCCGGCAAGAAGAAGCCGGGCAAGAAGTAG
- the rpmJ gene encoding 50S ribosomal protein L36 — MKVKPSVKKICDKCRVIRRHGRVMVICDNPRHKQRQG; from the coding sequence ATGAAGGTCAAGCCGAGCGTCAAGAAGATCTGCGACAAGTGCAGGGTGATCCGCCGTCACGGTCGGGTCATGGTCATCTGCGACAACCCGCGCCACAAGCAGCGCCAGGGCTGA
- the infA gene encoding translation initiation factor IF-1 has protein sequence MAKKQGAIEIEGTVVESLPNAMFKVELQNGHQVLAHISGKMRMHYIRILPDDRVVVELSPYDLTRGRIVYRYK, from the coding sequence GTGGCCAAGAAGCAAGGTGCCATCGAGATCGAGGGCACTGTCGTCGAGTCTCTGCCGAACGCCATGTTCAAGGTCGAGCTCCAGAACGGCCACCAGGTCCTGGCACACATCAGCGGCAAGATGCGTATGCACTACATCCGCATCCTCCCTGACGACCGGGTCGTGGTGGAGTTGTCTCCGTACGACCTGACGCGTGGCCGGATCGTCTACCGGTACAAGTAG
- the map gene encoding type I methionyl aminopeptidase gives MVQIKTPEQIAKMREAGLVVAAIHAATREAAVPGASTKDLDEVARKVLAEHGAKSNFLGYGGFPATICTSVNEVVVHGIPSEDVVLKDGDVISIDAGAIVDGWHGDAAYTAFVGSGHAPELIELSRVTEESMWAGIAAMKQGHRLVDVSRAIETYIRRQPKPGGGRYGIVEDYGGHGIGTEMHMDPHLLNYVERRRGKGPKLVPGLCLAIEPMVSLGTPKTEVLSDDWTVVTTDGTWSSHWEHSVALTEQGPLVLTAPDGGRAKLAEHGVTAAPDPLA, from the coding sequence ATGGTGCAGATCAAGACCCCCGAGCAGATCGCCAAGATGCGAGAGGCGGGGCTGGTCGTTGCCGCGATCCACGCGGCCACCCGTGAGGCGGCCGTGCCGGGCGCCAGCACCAAGGACCTGGACGAGGTCGCGCGCAAGGTGCTCGCGGAGCACGGTGCCAAGTCGAACTTCCTCGGATACGGCGGCTTCCCGGCGACGATCTGCACCTCGGTCAACGAGGTGGTCGTGCACGGGATCCCGTCCGAGGACGTCGTCCTCAAGGACGGGGACGTCATCTCCATCGACGCCGGCGCGATCGTGGACGGCTGGCACGGTGACGCCGCCTACACGGCCTTCGTGGGCTCGGGTCACGCTCCGGAGCTGATCGAACTCTCCCGGGTGACCGAGGAGTCGATGTGGGCCGGTATCGCCGCGATGAAGCAGGGCCACCGGCTCGTCGACGTCTCGCGCGCCATCGAGACCTACATCCGCCGCCAGCCGAAGCCGGGCGGCGGCCGCTACGGCATCGTCGAGGACTACGGCGGCCACGGCATCGGCACCGAGATGCACATGGACCCGCACCTGCTGAACTACGTCGAGCGGCGCCGGGGCAAGGGGCCGAAGCTGGTCCCGGGGCTCTGTCTGGCCATCGAGCCCATGGTGTCGCTGGGGACCCCGAAGACGGAGGTCCTGAGCGACGACTGGACGGTCGTCACCACCGACGGGACCTGGTCCTCGCACTGGGAGCACTCCGTCGCCCTCACCGAGCAGGGGCCGCTGGTGCTCACCGCTCCCGACGGGGGCCGCGCCAAGCTGGCGGAGCACGGTGTCACCGCTGCCCCGGACCCCCTTGCATAA
- a CDS encoding adenylate kinase: MRIVLVGPPGAGKGTQATRLAEKLSIPHISTGDLFRANISRQTDLGKLAKSYMDAGNLVPDEVTIAMAKDRMEQPDAENGFLLDGFPRNVSQAGALDELLQSEGIKLDAVLDLEAPEDEVVKRIAGRRVCRKDSSHVFHVTYSAPKQDGVCDVCGGELYQRDDDSEETVRKRLEVYHTQTEPIIDYYRAQGLVVTISALGPVDDVTQRALEALKRDDDDQ; encoded by the coding sequence ATGCGAATCGTCCTCGTCGGGCCGCCGGGCGCGGGCAAGGGTACGCAGGCCACACGCCTCGCCGAGAAGCTGTCGATCCCGCACATCTCCACGGGCGATCTGTTCCGGGCCAACATCAGCCGGCAGACGGACCTGGGCAAGCTGGCGAAGTCCTACATGGACGCCGGCAACCTGGTGCCCGACGAGGTCACCATCGCCATGGCGAAGGACCGCATGGAGCAGCCGGACGCCGAGAACGGCTTCCTGCTGGACGGCTTCCCGCGCAACGTCTCTCAGGCCGGGGCGCTGGACGAACTGCTTCAGTCCGAGGGCATCAAGCTGGACGCGGTGCTCGACCTGGAGGCCCCCGAGGACGAGGTCGTCAAGCGGATCGCCGGCCGGCGCGTCTGCCGGAAGGACTCCAGCCACGTCTTCCACGTGACGTACAGCGCTCCGAAGCAGGACGGCGTCTGCGACGTCTGCGGCGGCGAGCTGTACCAGCGCGACGACGACTCCGAGGAGACGGTCCGCAAGCGGCTGGAGGTCTACCACACGCAGACCGAGCCGATCATCGACTACTACAGGGCGCAGGGGCTGGTCGTGACCATCTCCGCGCTCGGCCCGGTCGACGACGTCACGCAGCGCGCCCTGGAGGCGCTCAAGCGCGACGACGACGACCAGTAG